A single genomic interval of Halichondria panicea chromosome 2, odHalPani1.1, whole genome shotgun sequence harbors:
- the LOC135331782 gene encoding FAS-associated factor 2-like, translated as MAEGTDVDRSQVIAHFQELTGIEDHDKCVEILSLHQWSLEASIQDTLNEKEGMNPIFTPPPNAPTQPQDLRRRIQVPITRYARVQQTPRGAVARQYSWWDWLVNIALFPIRFTVTTASDLFQFVTSFLFGFRVGPARDPVADVQQFVSEFEKDYGTHHPRFLTCGYDEALSKARTDLQFLLVYIHSPLHRDTPKFCREVLCSQEFMDFVGNRLLMWGIGLTTQEGARASYILRESSYPFLALVVLKRSRLVVCERVEGSLSVETLVQRLQAAITNNEAELVVERNERSRRVVDQQLRVDQDAAYQESLAADREKERRKQEVLEREAAQVRLAEEKLEEEQRQKEEFEIDRAMRVSRLPPEPESNDPSSITVLLRLPSGHRLERRFNETDKLESVYDFAYSDNSDQLPQKFTLVTNFPRKELQPDNTGGPLLCDLGLGRRCALYVHDDTEN; from the exons ATGGCTGAAGGAACTGATGTTGATAGGTCACAAGTGATTGCTCATTTTCAG GAGCTAACTGGTATTGAAGATCATGACAAATGTGTTGAGATTCTATCACTCCATCAGTGGAGTCTGGAAGCTTCCATTCAAGACACACTCAATGAGAAGGAAGGCATGAATCCGATATTCACTCCACCCCCCAATGCCCCCACACAACCACAAGACCTCAGGAGACGTATACAAGTTCCTATCACACGATATGCTAGAGTTCAACAAACACCCCGAGGGGCTGTTGCCAGGCAGTACAGCTGGTGGGACTGGCTGGTCAACATAGCACTATTCCCAATTCGGTTTACTGTCACCACTGCTAGTGATCTGTTCCAGTTCGTGA CGAGTTTTCTGTTTGGATTTCGCGTGGGCCCAGCTCGAGATCCTGTCGCTGATGTCCAACAGTTTGTGTCAGAGTTTGAGAAGGACTATGGTACCCATCATCCTCGCTTCCTCACCTGTGGCTATGATGAG GCTCTGTCAAAAGCTCGGACAGATCTCCAGTTCCTGTTAGTGTACATCCACTCCCCGCTGCATCGTGACACTCCTAAGTTCTGTCGTGAGGTGCTCTGCTCACAAGAGTTTATGGACTTTGTGGGAAATCGATTGCTAATGTGGGGAATAGGGCTCACCACACAAGAAGGG GCCCGAGCCTCTTACATACTTCGTGAGAGTAGCTACCCATTCTTGGCACTGGTTGTGTTGAAGCGAAGTCGTCTGGTGGTGTGTGAGAGGGTGGAGGGGAGCTTGTCTGTTGAGACCCTCGTTCAAAGGCTGCAAGCTGCCATTACCAACAACGAGGCTGAGCTAGTGGTGGAGAGAAATGAAAG GTCTCGTCGAGTGGTAGACCAGCAGCTGAGGGTGGACCAGGACGCAGCCTACCAGGAGAGTCTGGCCGCTGACCGTGAGAAGGAGCGGAGGAAACAAGAAGTGCTAGAGAGAGAGGCAGCTCAGGTCAGATTAGCAGAGGAGAAACTGGAGGAGGAGCAGAGACAGAAAGAG GAGTTTGAGATAGACCGAGCGATGCGTGTAAGTCGACTCCCCCCAGAACCAGAGAGCAATGACCCCTCCTCCATCACCGTCCTCCTAAGACTGCCCTCAGGACATCGCCTCGAGAGACGGTTCAACGAAACGGACAAactagag TCTGTATACGACTTTGCCTACTCTGATAACAGTGACCAGTTACCACAGAAGTTCACCTTGGTAACCAACTTCCCTCGGAAGGAACTCCAACCCGACAACACCGGTGGACCACTGCTGTGTGATTTAGGGCTAGGTAGAAGATGTGCTCTGTATGTGCATGATGATACTGAGAACTGA
- the LOC135331809 gene encoding COX assembly mitochondrial protein homolog produces the protein MSDSPSPSASSSMGAQGKASQSLRHVEKDVLIPKKMRAKAMVLCQDLVKEFEDCIRGRTVSAVWHCRKENSNMQNCVAKYYKNDEFYEQCKQEYLEEKKKFEETGERQNMKRASS, from the exons ATGTCTGACTCTCCATCACCCTCTGCCTCAAGCTCCATGGGAGCTCAAGGAAAGGCCTCTCAAAGTCTGAGACATGTGGAGAAAGATGTCCTTATCCCTAAGAAGATGAGAGCCAAGGCTATGGTGCTTTGTCAGGATCTTGTCAAag agttTGAAGATTGTATTCGAGGTCGTACAGTGTCTGCTGTGTGGCATTGTAGGAAAGAGAACAGCAATATGCAAAACTGTGTTGCTAAATA TTATAAGAACGACGAGTTCTATGAACAGTGCAAGCAGGAGTATTTGGAAGAGAAGAAGAAGTTTGAGGAAACTGGAGAGAGACAGAACATGAAGAGGGCTTCTTCTTGA